AATTACTAGTACAAGGACCACATCATAGATTCTTCCATTTGTATTTAAGCCATGTGCTGAAGCACTGAagacaggtttttttcctccaattcCTTCATGTCTAGGTTAGATAATTTACAAGGTGCAGATGATTTTCTTCAAATGCGAGAGACACTGGatgatttttcttcattgaaaCCGCTTCTCCAGATCTGAGGTTCCAATTCTCTTCTCCAAATAGAGGGGTAAACTAAAAGCataaggagagagaaaagagaaaagaaaaaaagaaaaaaaaaaaaagagaaaatacttaaAGGGTTTTGCTGAGACAATGTACCACAGGTTTCTGTTAGGTGTCAGAGAAAATCTAAAAGCTAGGCTTATGATAACATCCAGTTGATGGGCTTCCCTGCTGCACCAACACCTCAGTGTTCCTGTGTCATGCATAGCCAAGTACcaataaagaagacagacaagAACATAATTATTTAGGGTCAGATTCTGCCTTAATTATTCTACTAGCCTTACTCTGCACATATCCTACTGACccaaaaaataattcaatttttttgctttaaattcaGTCATTTGAAACCTAAATCAAGCTGTCCAAATACCGTTCAATGTGATGGGCTCTGTATCCTGCACActtaaacatttttatgttCCCCCAAAATGTTAAGGGTTTGTGGATTTGTTTTAAGCAGACATTCTTGTGCAATTTCTCTTCCACAAAAGGCCATATGAACACTTAGTGCAATGGTTTTTTTCAATTCCTGGGCCAAGGCAAACCTGGTTGGAGTAGAGCAGAAGGGCAGGTGAAGGTGTCTCAACCCAATGCCTCCATTCACCATGAAGAATTCTGAATTTAATTTATTCACAATATAGAAAAGGACATATAATCCCATTAGGTAAAACATATCTACTATTCCTGAGAGCAACAGTCTGTATCATTTCTTTCCACACAGCAATGCACTACACACCAATAAGTTCATCACAGTCTTCTATAAAAATTGATGTTTCAATGAGAAATTCGCCGTTTGGATGCTGAGATTGTGCTTGGCTTTTTCACTATGAAGCTGTATTAAAATGCCAGTTTCCAAACCACTATCAGCTCATCACAGTCGCTTCTGACAGCACTGCTAGAATTTTAGGAGGCAAATCCTACATCATTACAATGCCAAGGAGTTCCAATGAACTTGCATTAAACATACCACCTCCCTCTGAAGCTAAGGAAAACAGGGAACACTCACAGGAAACACTGCAGCCTATGTAACAGCCTAGAGCACCAAGACTTTTTGCAACTGTGGGCTTGAAACAGACTATCTTCATTATATCTAAAAAAGTCTCAGCACTTAGTGTTGATTAGTCTTTGCTAGACATTCTTCAGGGTAGCGTGTCATTCTTCCCACTGAAACACATGTATTGCAGCCAAAACAATGTTTCCTGTCATGagatgaactttaaaaaaaaaattataaaccaTTCCAAAatggatggggaaaaaaaaaaatccccaacctAATCAAAAGCCCCAAGTTTGAGGAATGGGACTAAGCAGACTGAACTCTTCCAAAAGCTGTCAGACTGGGGCCACACAGCGCCATGAAAACAGAGGGTAATCAGaagtaatttcctttttgtCCCTCCTACCCACTGACAAAGCAGCAGGagtcagtaggaaaaaaaaaaacccaacccactACTTGCTGGCTGAGCACACAGCATTGGAGATTTCAGTCCATGGCTCTGTTCAGCCAGTTATCTTGTGTGTTAAGTCAGTTATTTTGTGTGTTAGTGAAGCTAAAACAGTGGCTTTTAACAAGATACTGCAAAGCGAAGGAAAGCTTTTAGCACCGCTACATTCTGAAGactctttttcaaaataaaacactccCTCTCATGTACTGTAAACTTCAGAACAATTAAGTTGGTCTCAGAAGAATAAGTCAATATTTTTCTTGGCACAGGTCTGAGTCCGGGCATTCAATACTGTTGGTCTGACAACAGTGGGAACTGCTGAAAGTCAGTAATAATAGAAATTAACTGAAGATGTCAAGAAGTTGTTTCCAGCTAGGGAGGAAGCCACTGCACAGAAATCAGGGCTTCCATTTGCTGGTGGCTGTCGGGGTGCGactgctcccagcacccaaGGTCTGGTAAGCCTCAGGGGTTCAGCCCTGCCTTCCTACAAGTCAGTCTGGGAATAACAAAGCAAGGAGTGAGGGCAGCGTCTTCAAGAGAAACAAGCACCTGATGGCACAAAGCAGCACAATTTCACACTGGATTTCCACACTGACCTGCTGCTTTGCACAGGCTCAACCTTCTATTCATCACTCAACCAAGGCTCCCAGTCAGCTGAAAAATAGCTACAAGATGAATCCTCAGTGTACCACAGAGAAAGGAATTTCACAACTACCCTGCATTTCTAGGTATATACTTCTATCTACATTGCTTCAAAGgcatttgggttttgtgttaCTGCAAGAGTCAAGCAAATGTCTCCCAGTTGCAGaagacaccagaaaaaaaagatgaccAGTTCCAAACAGAAGAACCTAGGGATGTCTTTACACACAAGCTGTTCTTCCCATTTTCTAGAGAACCTCCACCAGTATGGACTTCTGGGTAACCTGGATGCAAATGCAGAGTGTGTTTAATCACTGAAACTCTATTTATTTGCCTTGTTCCTTCTAACCTGTCTGACTTGATGGTACCACTATACACTGTTCAACTCCAACAAGAAATTACCAGTCACAGGGCACGGATTATTTAGCACTAAGTATGCCACTatatttggttggttggctgaTGGTAACTCTGCCTCTGTACTAAAGTCTCAAGTGGGGAGCGGGgggaaagaacaacaaaacactaAGGGGACTCTGCCAGATTTGTTGCAAAATACATAGATTAATGTTCTGGAAAAATGCCAGTGACTTATTTAAAGTGACGTAACTgtagaaaagataaaaaaataagaaaaaaaaaaaaacaaacaaaccagtaaCAGTCAAAGTAACAGTTAGTAGTGAGGATGAAAAAACGGATTTGAAAAATATTGGTAAAATGTGTATGTACTCGttttttttagtgcttttttatgaacatcttctcccctcagaaATTCACAACAATCAACCTTGCAAAGCCAAATTCAGACTTGCTTGTGAGAAGATACAATGCTGAAGTTGCATCTGGTAAGAGCTTGGCCCATTATGTATAATTAAATTGTTTTGGAACATTGTGTGCTATAGACTAGTAATTATTGCAGCCAGCAATATTAATTATATGTCTTTCTGACACTATATCTAGTCCAACATATACGACCGTAAGTATTtcaaaaaatctgtattttgaagTGTATCAATGGAGCAAATGTAACCTTAGTCTATGCAGATGCAACCATGCTGTCTAGGTGAGATGGAAAATTAGGCCTGAAGTGCCTGTAAAACACCTTTCATAAGACAGCAAGTTTCCCCAAAGCCTGTCTGCATGGAAAAAGCATGCTGTCTGTCTGGAAATTCAAGTGAATTCACTATCAGGCTTCACTTCAGAGTTTATAGTATCATTTTTAGGTTCTGTTACTGGATATAAAGAGTGACCTAGCCTCTGTAGTCGGGAAAACAGTGCCAAACCCTTGTTTAGCATGCATTTAGTatttaaatgcaaagcaagaTTCAACTTCCAAAACATTATCTGCATTGCCCCACAAGCTGGAAACATTATTTTTGCTCAGTCCTTTACATCTGAATCATGTAGGAAAAGGCCTCATAAAGAGAAACGGGTGCAAGATATGTGGCAAAGCATCTGGCTTTGCCACGGACCTTGGTGCCTGTTTTAAAATACCTGCGAGCATACACCTCAGTTACTCCAGCTGTAAAATTGAATATACTCACcctcctcagagctgctgctgaaaagctTTGTGAACAGCATGGTTAGAGTGGAATTCAAAGGTGCTATTTCTTACCTGATAATTTGTAGTTGCAACATATACACAATTATGAGGGGAGGTGCTTCCATGTGCTGACAAACGCTGTGGGAATTAACGAATAGGGCACAGTTGTTATGCTGTTCCATACATCCAATGTGGGATCGTAGCAGTCCAACGTTTTGCACCTCTGAATGCCAAAGTAGCCTCCAACCACGTACAATTTGTTTCCAGATGCCACTGCATGGCAGCTCATTCGCTTAGCGGTCACATCTCCCACCTTAGTCCACTGGTATGTCTCACTGTTGAATTTATAAGCAGAGCATGCAGAGAATTCAGTATCTCCACCCATAATAAAAATCTGGTTACCCAGAACAGCTGCAGCTGTGTAGcgccagggctgggggcaggtgGCTGGTACTGTCCATCTGTTTTCACACTGATCATAGCACTGAACTTTGGGCAGCTTGTCATGGCTAACACTAGTACCTCCAAAAGCAAACAGCTTAAGCTTTGCACTGACTACAGCTGCATTGCTTACTCCCTCTCGCAGTGGGGCAACCATGGTCCATTTGTTGGTCACAGGGTCATATTGTTCCACTTGTTTTAAGGATACTGAAGGGGAAGCTGGAAGGCAACCAGTTGCTGCAGTGTGTCCTCCTACTACATATAAACAGTGCTTAAGTTCAGCAGAGCCATGCCCAAACCTAGCAACCAGCATGGGAGCGGCCTTCGACCACTCCTCATGAAGGGTGTCATACACCCACACATCTTTGGAGACTCCATTTTCTGACCCTCGTCCCCCAGTGATATACACTTTGCAGCCTATGGCACAAGCGCTAAACTCTTTCCGAGGACTTGGTATGTCAGCCTTTGGAATGATCTCCTTTGCCTTTTGGTCCACCAAGTACAACTTGTCACACATAAAGGTTTGGCCAcccaaaagaaaaagtgaatggCCAGTTTTACGGGGTCTGGCACACAAACTAGTGACCACCCCATCATTCTGTAAGATCTTTAACTTGCATCTTATTGATTCTTCCACaatctctttgcttttcctttgcttggtGATAAGTTCTTCCATGGCCACATTCTCCATAAGGTATATGGCTGGCAAGAGGGCCAGTCTCACTGTCTGCAACAGCTCGGGCAGATAACAGTGACGCTTACTCAGGTCATAGTTGACCCAGTTGATAGCTGATTCATATACCAGCCTTTCATCTTCGGTTTCTAATTCTTCACTGGAAAGGAGCTGCACTACCATGTCTTTTGGCAGCTGGAGGAAGTCTTCACCTTTACTGATACTCTGGAAGTTGCTAAGGCACATCCTCCAAGAGAGCTCGTACAGCTTGGTGCACTGGTGAGCATCCGACAGCAGCAGCATGCCAAGACAGTTGGTCGGATGAAGGTTTTTCTCCAGAAATTCTGCACAAGCATCCCGAATGTCCTGAAACTCCAGCATGTCACCAGCCTCCAGCAGCGACTCCGCATTCTCCTCGTTGATGATGACCCTGGAGGAATACGCATAGTCCAGAAGAAGctccaggacttctgggtgaaTAGAATTATGAAAGTTGACTTCACTGTCCTGGCTTTCTTTCAATCCTCCACTGAACATTGCTTCAAAATAGCGGCTACAAGCAGCCAGAACAGCTCTGTGGCAGGGGAATGATCTGTTCCCAGCATGGAGAAGTACGTCTGTAAAGAGACGCTGCTGACGCAGAAGGTTCAGGTGAGTAAGGACACTATCAGCATAGGATGACTTGTGGAACAAGTATATGTTTATGGAGCCAGTACTGGCCCTAGATTTGCGATTTTCATGCATGCTgactgacattttctttcacacctataaacaaagaaaaaattaataagattAATGAGACAGTtaaattcattattattttttacatatcAAAAAGTATCTATTATTCACTGTAAGATCAGAAAAAAGCTTTAATTTATAGAGGAGTGGACAGAGAATTGCATTTACCTTTagcatgtgtttatttttttgtaagatGAGTTTCATAAATGACATACTCTAAATTCATTGCCCAAGAGCAGGTTTATCTTGGGAAACCTGATCTCCAACTTTCACAGCAATACAGTAAGCAAGTAAgtcagaggagaaagaaaaggaaccAGGACTGATTTTCTCACCCTTCCCCAACCTAGACCAGCTGATTCAGTACATACGTACACATGCACATGCTTGAAACATTCTGCTGTACTGAATCATAGCAGAAAGAGCTACCAGACAGAATACCTAAGGAATGTCAAAAGCTGCACACGGAACAAAAAACCTACTAATCCCATTAGGAAGCTTCCCTTTTGGTATAATGATTCCATACGCAACAGCAGAGAGTGAAAAAAgggaattttaaaatgaaaacctaGCAATGAGCACAAATTTAGACTTGtgaaaccattaaaaaaaaaaaaaaaagacaagcaaaTTTTAGAGATTACATCTTGAACTCTGCCAGAGGCCACCTGCTATGGTGATACAGCATATACACAGGCAGtcagcagaaaaatgtgttttgaccATCAGCTGAAGTCACCGAGGCATCACCTCTGAGGCTACCTTGAGAGTCAGGTACACAGAGCACAGGCCATTGGTTCATTCTGAGGTTTGGAGGAGGCATAAAATAGAAGACATATCCTGTCCTACCCTAGTCCTAACACACACAACACGGTTCGGCCCCTGTTTGGAGATGAATGTTACTGTTACCTGCCATTATATGCAGGCAGATGTATTATTACACCAGCAAGTTTCCAGATTTAATTAAGAGTCAAACCAAAACAGTACGGTGGGGAAATGGAGGAATACTGGTAGCCATTCAACACCAAAGGTCAAAAAGCCACAGTGCAGGTAATAGGAGATAAAGCATACAGAGCTGTGCCTGTGTTTGGCGCTCTAATAATCCCACTTCTCTCACTGCAAACTGCAGAGGAACcttggagaaagaagagaaccAAAATTCCCTAATTATGCTGATATTTGCATGCCCGGAGTCCCTTTTACTGCACCTTCAAATGAGGAACATAGCAACAGCCTACCTGGGAAGCACCCAATGCGCAAATTCAGACCATGACCTGTGGCCACTTGTGGAGGTTTTTCATGTGGATATAGTTCTCTCCCTGAGACTCTACCATTTTCATATTCCTGAGCATGTTTAAACAGTACAGAACGGTACAACTCTAGTCCCACATTTCATGCTTCAAGATGACACAAGAGCTTTACAAGTCtcagaaaaagatttttttttttttaaattaaattcatgTATTTTTCTAGATTCATGTGACCAGAACCTTCAACAAAATTAAACCCATAGATGATTAATTTCAGCAGTGGACTCCATTTCAGAACAAGCTATCTGCAGATATCAAACACGCAACACCTGCAGACTAACTGCAGCATAGCCAGTACCATCCTTCTTGCTAGCCGTGCTAACCTACAGAATAATTGACTCATGACCTGGAACAGCAAGTTTGTGACACACCTTTCCCTTCAGTCAGAGCAAAAAAGACCCTCAAATCAACATCAATTAAGGAACGTAGAGACCCCTTTCTGTAAAACAACCATAGCCCATTTCCTTTAATCTGGAACATGACTTCCCCAACGAAACTTGACTGGGATTGAAAAGAACAAGCAACACAGCTCAATATACAGTGCTCAACCCAAAATCCTCCAAAACAGAGAAGAATCCTTCCCATCAAAGCCACAACTTAGAATATCTGCCTCACTCTACTATGCAAAAGTTTGGAAAGGTATTCTATAAGTGCTCCCTAGACCAACCTATTCAATGCACTAAGCACAGAACAAGATAAAGAGGCTGGTAAGTCTTCCCAACAcaaatccttttaaaaagaaaactaaattacCTTTAATGCAATTGTATTGTCTGGCAAATAAAGACTCAGATGGCATTCAAGGATTGTGAGCACTAATCTCAGACTAAAATTGCCCACTGAATCTATAGCCAAAAAGATTATACTGACCATATCCAGATTGAAACCTGCTGGAACTGAAGAATTACGGAAAGGTTCACGGTTTGAAATACTAGTCCACAAGCAGTCTGGTGACACAGATGGGAAGGTGAACCCTTGCAATTTTTTCAAGCTTTTCCAGGCACCTTACCATTTAAAATGCTATTACAACACACTGCAATGCATTCGCTGGGTATCTACAGATTGGCTTTCCTCACACTGAGGACCTGCTCCTGCAAGGTTTCCTCACCAGTGAGCAGGGTGAGAGCTAAACACCCACCATCAGAGACAATAGAGTCACCAGGATCTAAAGACGCTCCATTGTCCCCCTGCTCTCCATCCCAATTAACTGATTGTGTAGACACCACAGTTTAGGCGTGTCAGGACCTCTATGGTAACACggtttcctctttttccccctACATATTGGGGGAATTCAGTGTACTGAAAACTTCCTGTTATTATTCACACAGGGTTCAGAAATAGGGCAGGTAAAGTTCATGTCAGAAGCTGCAAACACAGATGTTCAGATCTTTCAGCAGGCTCTGTACTCCCGTGAGTGCCACTTCTTCAGCATTATTCAGAATGAGCCCATaaccacaacaaaataaaggcaaacatTAAAAACCCACCCTGCAGTTATGCCTGTGTTGGAGGCTAGTGAGCTACAGACCATATGCAGAGGGGAGGACTGGATCACTGCATGTTACCCAAGCCCACCCACAGCCATAGTAACCAACaccactgtaaagaaaaaaaaattaaaaataaaaataaattataagaGCCACTTTCAAAGAGTTACTGAAGAAGGCTCTTAGTGTTCCAATGCACTAAAACAGAAGATTTGGTCTTTCAGTGAGCAAAGCCATTTCTCACAAAGCACTTGCAGATTTCACGCATGCTGGTCTTTAACTGTTCCAGTAACGCTGCCTTTATCATCACAATGTCACCGACTGAGAAGAATTCTAAGTATGCCAATTCACATTTAGGATAAGCTAACATATTTCCCCAAATAGAACAAAGATACATATCTATAACTATCTTTTTCCTTCACTGTGGTTGCTGAGATGAGTTCACACGTGGACTAGCTGAACAAGCACTCTTACCAGCAATTATAATAATTTACTAACAGGTAGTGTTTCTGTAAAAGTCCTTTTGCAGTTTCTGACAATTAGCTCAGTCCTGAATCTTACAAGAacattaaaatgtataaatgACATCTCTGATTTCTCTATTTAATGTTGGAAATTATGCAATCCTCAAATACTTCAGCAGAGATAACTTAAAGTCAGTAAGCAAATGTTCATCTTGAATGATATGAGTCAACTCCCTTCAGgcattttttccttagaaataaTAACATTTGTATCTAAAAGACAAGAAGTGGTCAGTAAACTACAGATATAGATTTTCTCTAGGAACAGAGGTTGAACCAAGACTTTGATTTATAATTACACTTCAACAGGCTACTTGTCACAGCAGCCCAATAGTAAAC
The Columba livia isolate bColLiv1 breed racing homer chromosome Z, bColLiv1.pat.W.v2, whole genome shotgun sequence genome window above contains:
- the ENC1 gene encoding ectoderm-neural cortex protein 1, whose product is MSVSMHENRKSRASTGSINIYLFHKSSYADSVLTHLNLLRQQRLFTDVLLHAGNRSFPCHRAVLAACSRYFEAMFSGGLKESQDSEVNFHNSIHPEVLELLLDYAYSSRVIINEENAESLLEAGDMLEFQDIRDACAEFLEKNLHPTNCLGMLLLSDAHQCTKLYELSWRMCLSNFQSISKGEDFLQLPKDMVVQLLSSEELETEDERLVYESAINWVNYDLSKRHCYLPELLQTVRLALLPAIYLMENVAMEELITKQRKSKEIVEESIRCKLKILQNDGVVTSLCARPRKTGHSLFLLGGQTFMCDKLYLVDQKAKEIIPKADIPSPRKEFSACAIGCKVYITGGRGSENGVSKDVWVYDTLHEEWSKAAPMLVARFGHGSAELKHCLYVVGGHTAATGCLPASPSVSLKQVEQYDPVTNKWTMVAPLREGVSNAAVVSAKLKLFAFGGTSVSHDKLPKVQCYDQCENRWTVPATCPQPWRYTAAAVLGNQIFIMGGDTEFSACSAYKFNSETYQWTKVGDVTAKRMSCHAVASGNKLYVVGGYFGIQRCKTLDCYDPTLDVWNSITTVPYSLIPTAFVSTWKHLPS